One stretch of Streptomyces agglomeratus DNA includes these proteins:
- a CDS encoding uracil-xanthine permease family protein, producing MNLGVRWTLHGDGRTPAPGAVVRPDERLSWPRTAGLGAQHVVAMFGASFVAPVLMGLDPNLAIMMSGVATVIFLLATRGRVPSYLGCSLSFVGVAATIRASGGDSATVTGAVLVVGATLFLAGLAVQKFGARIIHAAMPPVVTGAVVMLIGFNLAPVTASTYWPQDQWTALLVMLFTGLAVVCLRGFFSRVAIFLGLIFGYAISWLFDRIFGRIHSPVGGPEAVDHWRLDLSAVGRADWIGLPSFHAPSFEWSAILVALPVVIALIAENAGHVKAVGEMTGDSLDDRLGTAIAADGAASMLSTAVGGPPNTTYSENIGVMAATRVYSTAAYWAAAGFALLFGLCPKFGAVVAAIPGGVLGGITVILYGMIGLLGAQIWLNARVDLRNPLNLVPAAAGIIIGVGGVSLKITDNFELSGIALGTIVVITGYHALRALAPAHLKEQEPLLDAGTSTYDTVKD from the coding sequence ATGAACCTCGGGGTGCGCTGGACCCTGCACGGCGACGGGCGGACCCCCGCCCCCGGCGCCGTCGTACGCCCCGACGAGCGCCTCTCCTGGCCCCGTACCGCCGGGCTCGGCGCCCAGCACGTGGTGGCCATGTTCGGTGCGTCGTTCGTCGCCCCGGTCCTGATGGGGCTCGACCCCAACCTGGCCATCATGATGTCCGGCGTCGCGACGGTCATCTTCCTGCTCGCGACGCGCGGCCGCGTTCCGAGCTACCTCGGCTGCTCGCTCTCCTTCGTCGGCGTGGCCGCTACCATTCGCGCCTCCGGAGGCGACAGCGCCACTGTCACCGGCGCGGTCCTCGTCGTCGGCGCCACGCTCTTCCTCGCGGGACTCGCCGTACAGAAATTCGGCGCCCGGATCATCCACGCCGCGATGCCGCCGGTCGTCACGGGCGCCGTCGTCATGCTGATCGGGTTCAATCTGGCCCCCGTCACGGCGTCGACGTACTGGCCGCAGGACCAGTGGACAGCCCTGCTGGTCATGCTCTTCACCGGGCTGGCCGTGGTCTGCCTGCGCGGTTTCTTCTCCCGCGTCGCGATCTTCCTCGGCCTGATCTTCGGCTACGCGATCTCCTGGCTCTTCGACCGGATCTTCGGCAGGATCCACTCCCCCGTGGGGGGCCCGGAGGCCGTCGACCACTGGCGGCTCGACCTGTCGGCGGTCGGCCGGGCCGACTGGATCGGCCTGCCCTCCTTCCACGCGCCGAGCTTCGAGTGGTCCGCGATCCTCGTCGCGCTGCCCGTCGTCATCGCACTGATCGCAGAGAACGCCGGGCACGTCAAGGCCGTGGGCGAGATGACCGGCGACTCCCTGGACGACAGGCTGGGCACCGCCATCGCCGCCGACGGCGCCGCGTCCATGCTGTCCACCGCCGTGGGCGGGCCGCCGAACACCACGTACTCCGAGAACATCGGCGTCATGGCGGCCACCCGCGTCTACTCCACCGCCGCCTACTGGGCCGCCGCCGGTTTCGCCCTGCTCTTCGGACTCTGCCCCAAGTTCGGCGCGGTCGTCGCGGCCATCCCCGGCGGTGTGCTCGGCGGCATCACCGTCATCCTGTACGGCATGATCGGCCTGCTCGGCGCCCAGATCTGGCTCAACGCCCGCGTGGACCTGCGCAATCCGCTCAATCTCGTGCCGGCCGCCGCGGGCATCATCATCGGAGTCGGCGGCGTGAGCCTGAAGATCACCGACAACTTCGAGCTGAGCGGCATCGCGCTGGGCACCATCGTCGTCATCACCGGCTACCACGCGCTCCGCGCCCTGGCCCCCGCCCATCTCAAGGAGCAGGAGCCCCTGCTGGACGCGGGCACCTCGACGTACGACACCGTCAAGGACTAG